From the Saccharomycodes ludwigii strain NBRC 1722 chromosome I, whole genome shotgun sequence genome, one window contains:
- the RAD16 gene encoding DNA repair protein RAD16 (similar to Saccharomyces cerevisiae YBR114W | RAD16 | RADiation sensitive) yields MKTKLLPFQLEGLHWLLNQENNTIYQGGILADEMGMGKTIQTISLLMSDLNDPATPTKTEKRVTLVVAPTVALMQWKNEIELHANNHLKCFIYHGPNKNKLNRNPNNDNEVFNDYNVILTTFSVLESCYRREKYGVKRKNGVLREKSLLHNFHFYRVVLDEAHNIKDRTSNTAKSVNELNTRMKWCLTGTPLQNRIGEMYSLIRFLNIAPFTKYFCTKCDCSSTTWQFSDHMHCDHCNHVIMQHTNFFNHFMLKNILKHGFEGPGSTSFKNIQILLDQIMLRRTKVERADDLGLPPRIVTIRKDFFNQQEKDLYQSLYTDVNRQYNSYVEQGLVLNNYANIFTLITRMRQMADHPDLVLHKLKEVDRTDTIVCQLCDDQSEDPIESKCHHKFCRICIKEYIESSIEESVTCPVCHISLSIDLSQPALITADYATSLNKKSIVNKIRLDGTWQSSTKIEALVEELYNLRSDSKTIKSIVFSQFTSMLDLIEWRLKRAGFQTVKLSGNMTPTQRDESIKYFMNNIHVEVFLVSLKAGGVALNLCEASQVFILDPWWNPSVEWQSGDRVHRIGQNRPVKITRFCIEDSIESRIIELQEKKANMINATINHDDAAISRLTPADLQFLFNN; encoded by the coding sequence atgaaaacaaaattattaccGTTTCAATTAGAAGGCTTGCACTGGCTATTAAACCAAGAAAACAATACTATTTATCAAGGTGGTATACTAGCAGACGAAATGGGTATGGGGAAAACTATCCAAACCATATCACTACTAATGTCGGATTTAAATGACCCCGCAACCCCTACAAAAACTGAGAAAAGGGTAACACTTGTTGTTGCACCCACCGTTGCCTTGATGCAATGGAAAAATGAAATCGAACTTCATGCAAATAATCACTTAAAATGCTTTATATACCATGGtccaaataaaaacaagcTCAATCGAAATcctaataatgataatgaagtTTTTAACGATTataatgttattttaaCCACTTTTTCTGTCTTGGAATCGTGTTatagaagagaaaaatatggcgtcaaaaggaaaaatggCGTCTTACGGGAAAAAAGCTTATTGcataattttcatttttatagaGTTGTATTGGATGAGGCCCACAATATTAAAGATAGAACTTCCAACACCGCTAAATCAGTCAACGAGCTGAATACTCGCATGAAATGGTGTTTAACAGGTACTCCTTTGCAGAATAGAATCGGTGAAATGTATTCTTTGATtagatttttaaatattgcCCCCTttaccaaatatttttgtaccAAATGTGACTGTTCTAGTACCACATGGCAATTTAGTGATCATATGCACTGCGATCATTGTAATCATGTTATTATGCAACataccaatttttttaaccacTTCatgttgaaaaatattttaaagcaTGGGTTTGAAGGCCCAGGCTCAAccagttttaaaaatatccaaATTTTGTTGGACCAAATCATGTTAAGAAGAACTAAAGTAGAAAGAGCTGATGACTTGGGTTTACCCCCAAGAATCGTCACAATtagaaaagattttttcAACCAACAAGAGAAGGATTTATACCAGAGTTTGTACACAGATGTTAACCGTCAATACAATTCATACGTCGAACAAGGTTTGGTTTTAAACAATTACGCCAATATTTTCACTTTAATTACGAGAATGAGACAAATGGCCGATCATCCAGACTTGGTACTACACAAGCTAAAAGAAGTCGATAGAACTGATACCATTGTTTGTCAACTATGTGATGATCAATCAGAAGACCCTATAGAGTCCAAATGCCATCATAAGTTTTGTCGTATATGTATTAAAGAGTATATTGAAAGCAGCATCGAAGAATCCGTCACCTGTCCTGTGTGCCATATCTCACTAAGCATCGATTTATCACAACCTGCCCTAATAACAGCAGACTATGCAACttcattaaataaaaaaagtattgtTAACAAAATTAGGTTAGATGGTACATGGCAATCATCCACAAAAATTGAAGCCTTGGTTGAAGAATTGTATAATTTAAGAAGTGATTCTAAAACTATCAAATCAATAGTATTTTCACAGTTCACCAGTATGCTAGATTTGATAGAGTGGAGATTAAAAAGAGCCGGCTTTCAAACAGTCAAACTATCGGGCAATATGACACCAACTCAAAGGGATGAGAGCATTAAGTACTTTATGAATAATATACACGTTGAAGTATTCCTAGTTAGTTTAAAAGCTGGTGGTGTTGCATTGAATTTATGCGAAGCCTCTcaagtatttattttagacCCATGGTGGAATCCCAGTGTCGAATGGCAAAGTGGTGATAGAGTTCATAGAATCGGCCAAAATAGACCCGTTAAAATTACCAGATTTTGTATCGAAGATAGTATCGAATCAAGAATTATTGAATTACAGGAGAAAAAGGCTAATATGATTAATGCTACCATCAACCATGATGATGCTGCTATTAGTAGATTGACACCAGCAGACTTGCAATTTCTATTTAataactaa
- a CDS encoding transketolase family protein (similar to Saccharomyces cerevisiae YPR074C | TKL1 | TransKetoLase (paralog of YBR117C | TKL2)), which translates to MTKFSEIDRLAISTIRLLAVDEVSTANSGHPGAPLGLAPAAHVLFRQLKFNPKNPEWINRDRFVLSNGHAVALLYAMLYLSGYDFTLDDLKKFRQLGSKTPGHPEFELPGVEVTTGPLGQGICNAVGLAIAQANFAAKYNKPGYTLSDSYTFAFLGDGCLQEGVSSEASSLAGHLQLGNLIAIHDDNKITIDGPTSYSFTEDVAKRYESYGWEVLYVENGDSNLEAIAEALEQAKQSKNKPTLIQLRTTIGFGSLNEGTSSVHGSPLKPDDVKQLKKSFGFNPEESFVVPQEVYDFYNKSIIEPGTKANQEWDALFAKYSSNFPELGAEVSRRLEGKLPSGWESALPTYTPGDSAVASRKLSEIVLSKIFDNIPELIGGSADLSPSNLTRVSDAVDFQPKSTGLGDYSGRYIRYGVREHGMGAIMNGISAFGANFRPYGGTFLNFVSYAAGAVRLAALSGHPVIWVATHDSIGLGEDGPTHQPIETLAHFRALPNIQVWRPADGNEVSAAYKVALESKHTPSIIALSRQNLPQLEGSSIEKAAKGGYVLKNPSGAAPDLILVSTGSEVGIVVEAAKKLESTKSLKVRVVSLPDFHTFGLQSKEYKLSVFPDGVPILSVEVLSTFGWSKYAHESFGLDRFGASGKGPAIYEHFGFTPSGIAEKAEKVVAFYKGKKIISPVNKAL; encoded by the coding sequence aTGACTAAATTTTCCGAAATCGATAGACTAGCTATTTCAACAATTAGATTATTAGCAGTTGATGAAGTTTCTACCGCAAACTCTGGTCATCCAGGTGCTCCATTAGGTTTGGCTCCAGCTGCTCACGTCTTGTTCAGACAACTGAAATTCAACCCAAAAAACCCAGAATGGATTAACAGGGATAGATTTGTTTTGTCTAATGGTCATGCTGTTGCCTTATTATATGCCATGTTATACCTATCTGGTTATGATTTCACATTAGATgatctaaaaaaatttagacAATTGGGTTCTAAAACTCCAGGTCATCCTGAATTTGAATTACCGGGAGTTGAAGTCACTACAGGTCCATTAGGCCAAGGTATTTGTAACGCTGTTGGTTTAGCCATCGCTCAAGCCAATTTTGCTGCCAAATACAACAAACCAGGATATACATTAAGTGACAGCTACACTTTTGCCTTTTTGGGTGACGGTTGTTTGCAGGAAGGTGTTTCCTCTGAAGCTTCTTCTTTGGCAGGCCATTTACAATTGGGCAATTTAATTGCTATTCATGATGATAACAAAATCACCATTGATGGTCCTACCAGCTATTCCTTTACTGAAGATGTTGCTAAAAGGTATGAAAGTTATGGATGGGAAGTTTTGTACGTTGAAAATGGTGATTCTAATTTAGAAGCTATTGCTGAAGCTTTAGAACAAGCCAAAcaatctaaaaataaaccaacTTTGATTCAGCTACGTACCACCATCGGGTTTGGTTCTTTAAATGAGGGTACTTCCTCTGTTCACGGTTCTCCATTGAAACCTGATGATGTGAagcaattgaaaaagaGCTTTGGTTTCAACCCAGAGGAGTCCTTCGTTGTTCCACAAGAAGTCTAcgatttttataataagtCCATTATTGAACCAGGTACAAAAGCTAACCAAGAATGGGATGCTCTATTTGCCAAATATTCTAGCAACTTCCCAGAGTTGGGTGCTGAAGTTTCCAGAAGATTGGAAGGAAAGTTACCAAGTGGATGGGAAAGTGCTTTACCAACTTATACTCCAGGTGACAGTGCTGTTGCTTCTAGAAAATTAAGTGAAATAGTTTTGAGTAAAATTTTCGATAATATTCCCGAATTAATTGGTGGTTCTGCCGATTTAAGTCCTTCCAATTTGACCAGAGTCAGCGATGCTGTTGATTTCCAACCAAAGTCTACCGGTTTGGGTGATTACAGTGGTAGATATATCAGATATGGTGTTAGAGAACATGGTATGGGTGCTATTATGAATGGTATTTCTGCTTTTGGTGCCAACTTCAGACCATATGGTGGTacctttttaaattttgtcTCATATGCTGCTGGTGCCGTCAGATTGGCTGCTTTGAGTGGGCACCCAGTTATTTGGGTTGCCACTCATGATTCCATTGGTTTGGGTGAAGATGGTCCAACCCATCAACCTATTGAAACGCTGGCTCATTTTAGAGCCTTGCCAAACATTCAAGTTTGGAGACCAGCTGATGGTAACGAAGTTTCTGCTGCTTATAAAGTTGCTTTAGAATCAAAACATACCCCATCTATTATTGCCCTTTCTAGACAAAACTTACCTCAATTGGAAGGTTCCTCCATTGAAAAGGCTGCTAAGGGGGGTTACGTTTTGAAGAATCCTAGTGGTGCTGCCCCAGACTTGATTTTAGTTTCTACTGGGTCTGAAGttggtattgttgttgaggcagccaaaaaattagaaagtACTAAATCTTTGAAAGTTCGTGTCGTTTCTTTACCAGATTTCCATACTTTTGGTTTACAATCTAAGGAATACAAATTGAGTGTTTTCCCAGACGGTGTTCCAATTTTGAGTGTTGAAGTTTTAAGCACTTTTGGTTGGTCTAAATATGCACATGAATCTTTTGGTTTGGACAGATTTGGTGCTTCTGGTAAAGGTCCTGCCATTTACGAACATTTTGGGTTTACTCCATCCGGCATTGCTGAAAAGGCTGAAAAGGTTGTTGCCTTTTACAAGGGTAAGAAGATTATTTCTCCAGTTAACAAGGCTTTgtaa
- the LYS2 gene encoding L-aminoadipate-semialdehyde dehydrogenase (similar to Saccharomyces cerevisiae YBR115C | LYS2 | LYSine requiring) — translation MSSLLLEHYSKKLDNPTLSVLPHDFLRPQQAPFVIEKNYLVHLPHVAKFTTEESSIIAILATYCTLIYRLTGDDDIVLYTKNYGVLRFTIDPNWTFQQLSDTIKTQISENNELKFNDFDKLSSFIQKNNDLELTPQLFRLSFSANHNDGADILTEFKSNTLDLHVNFNSKDQVLEIVYNALLYSAARISILADQFSHFVAAVKPTSIITKISLISPASASAIPDPTANLGWCDFRGCIHDIFQDNAEKFPERTLVVETPVDSNSTESRVFTYQDINRASNVVAHYLINKGIKKGDVVMIYSSRGVDLMVCVFGVLKAGGTFSVIDPAYPPARQTVYLGVAKPKGLIVIKAAGVLDQLVEDYISEELDVICRIPQVSIQQDGTILGGTLDGEEDVLKKFHSKRDQRTGIICGPDSNPTLSFTSGSEGLPKGVLGRHFSLAYYFDWMSQQFNLSEKDKFTMLSGIAHDPIQRDMFTPVFLGAQLLVPTQDDIGTPGRLATWMSKYGATVTHLTPAMGQLLAAQATTLIPTLHHAFFVGDILTKRDCLRLQTLAENVVIVNMYGTTETQRAVSFFEVKSRAQDPKFLKNLKDVMPAGKGMFNVQLLVVNRNDRTQLCGVGEVGEIYVRAGGLAEGYRGLPELNKQKFINNWFVEEHHWDYLDIDKHEPWRCDWLGPRDRMYRTGDLGRYLPDGNCECCGRADDQVKIRGFRIELGEIDTHISQHPLVRENVTLVRNNRDNEKTLITFIVPRYDKPEELSKFETPVAESVSDDPVLKGLCGYFKLTKDIKEFLKKRLASYSIPSIIVVLDKLPLNPNGKVDKPKLQYPTQKQLDLFNANVSGGIDESQFTENELEILNIWLAVLPNKPASVSPDDSFFDLGGHSILATRMIFALRKNLNVDLPLGTIFKYPTIKAFAEQVFKTQQSIDSNDSFVSKTAVYSEDAKKIASTLLQKSYPSCKPFSLGEKINVFVTGFTGFLGSYILSDLLTRTNANIRVFAHVRAKDKDSGLQRIIKSGTTYGTWKPEFSSRIEIILADLSKPQLGDDAVWNKITAEVDIIIHNGAMVHWIYPYEQLRDANVISTVNLLNMCAKGKPKSFVFVSSTSTLDSPHYINLGEPVKESDDLMGSATGLSGGYGQSKWAAEYITRAAGKRGLRGFVVRPGYVTGCSKNGSCNTDDFLLRFLKGVCQLHYIPDIDNEVNMVPVDHVARIVTAAGLHPDEKEYKVIQVNAHPRITFKHYLNELGKFGYDVSIESYELWKKHLEDSIGEIGESNALYPLLAMCLDDLPHSTIAPPLDDKNASVVLSEDSKWTGVDVSKGKGCTSAQVDIYISFLNKVGFLPRAPRSEALPEVELSKEQIELVASGASARNSSAASK, via the coding sequence ATGAGTTCTTTACTTTTGGAGCATTACtccaaaaaattagataatCCAACATTAAGTGTTTTACCACATGACTTTTTACGCCCCCAACAAGCACCTTTTGtcatagaaaaaaattacttgGTTCATTTGCCACATGTTGCTAAATTTACCACTGAAGAATCTTCTATTATAGCTATTTTAGCTACATATTGTACTTTAATCTACAGGTTGACTGGCGATGATGATATTGTGCTTTATACCAAAAACTATGGTGTATTAAGATTCACCATTGATCCTAATTGGACTTTTCAACAATTAAGTGATACCATAAAAACGCAAATATCTGAAAACAACGAACTAAAATTCAACGACTTTGACAAATTATCGAGTTTTATCCAAAAGAATAACGATTTGGAACTAACCCCCCAATTATTTCGTTTAAGCTTCAGCGCTAACCATAATGATGGTGCTGACATCTTAACAGAATTTAAATCCAACACTTTAGATTTACACGTCAATTTTAATTCCAAAGACCAAGTTTTGGAAATTGTGTATAATGCTCTTCTCTACTCTGCCGCTAGAATATCTATTTTAGCCGACCAATTTTCCCACTTTGTTGCAGCAGTTAAACCAACATCTATCATTACTAAAATTTCCTTGATTAGTCCTGCTTCTGCAAGTGCTATTCCAGATCCAACTGCTAATTTGGGCTGGTGTGATTTTAGAGGTTGCATTcatgatatttttcaagACAACGCTGAAAAGTTCCCAGAACGCACATTGGTTGTGGAAACACCAGTTGATTCTAATTCTACCGAATCACGTGTTTTCACTTATCAGGATATAAACAGAGCTTCCAATGTTGTTGCTCACTATTTGATTAATAAAGGCATTAAAAAGGGTGATGTTGTTATGATCTATAGCAGTAGAGGTGTTGATTTAATGGTTTGTGTCTTTGGGGTTTTGAAGGCGGGTGGCACCTTTTCTGTTATTGACCCCGCCTATCCACCAGCAAGACAAACAGTTTATTTGGGTGTTGCCAAACCAAAGGGCttaattgttattaaagcTGCTGGTGTGTTGGATCAACTTGTAGAGGACTATATATCAGAGGAATTAGACGTTATTTGTCGAATCCCTCAAGTTTCTATACAGCAAGACGGAACTATTTTAGGAGGCACTTTGGATGGAGAAGAGGATGTTTTGAAGAAATTTCACTCCAAGAGGGATCAAAGAACTGGTATTATTTGTGGTCCTGATAGTAATCCAACTTTAAGTTTTACCAGCGGTAGCGAAGGTCTTCCAAAAGGTGTTTTAGGTAggcatttttctttggcaTATTACTTTGATTGGATGTCTCAACAATTCAACCTATCTGAAAAAGATAAGTTTACTATGTTAAGCGGTATTGCACACGACCCTATTCAAAGAGATATGTTCACTCCGGTATTTTTAGGTGCACAATTATTAGTTCCTACACAGGATGATATTGGTACTCCAGGCAGATTAGCGACCTGGATGTCTAAGTATGGTGCCACAGTCACTCATTTAACACCTGCAATGGGTCAATTGCTAGCTGCTCAAGCTACTACTTTAATTCCGACATTGCATCATGCTTTTTTTGTGGGTGATATATTAACTAAGAGAGATTGTTTAAGACTACAAACATTGGCAGAaaatgttgttattgttaatatGTACGGTACAACTGAAACCCAGCGTGctgtttccttttttgaAGTCAAGTCGAGAGCCCAAGATCCaaagtttttgaaaaatttaaaagacgTTATGCCTGCTGGTAAGGGCATGTTTAATGTTCAATTATTGGTTGTTAACAGAAATGACAGGACCCAACTTTGTGGTGTTGGTGAAGTTGGTGAAATATATGTACGTGCTGGTGGGTTGGCTGAAGGTTACAGAGGTTTGCCAGAATTAAATAAGCAAAAGTTCATTAATAATTGGTTTGTTGAGGAACATCATTGGGACTATTTGGATATTGATAAACATGAACCTTGGAGATGTGATTGGTTGGGACCAAGAGACAGAATGTATAGAACTGGTGATTTGGGTCGTTATTTACCAGACGGTAACTGTGAATGTTGTGGTAGGGCTGACGATCAGGTCAAGATTCGTGGTTTTAGGATTGAATTGGGTGAAATTGATACACACATATCACAACACCCATTAGTTAGAGAAAATGTCACTTTGGTTCGTAATAATAGAGATAATGAAAAGACATTGATTACCTTTATTGTTCCTCGTTATGATAAACCAGAGGAGTTATCTAAATTTGAGACACCTGTGGCTGAGTCTGTTTCCGATGACCCAGTACTCAAAGGTTTATGTGGTTATTTTAAACTAACTAAAGATATCAAGGAATTTTTGAAGAAGAGACTAGCCAGTTATTCTATTCCTTCTATCATTGTTGTATTGGATAAGTTGCCATTGAATCCAAACGGCAAAGTTGACAAGCCAAAATTACAATATCCAACTCAAAAACAATTGGATCTATTCAATGCCAATGTTTCTGGTGGTATTGACGAAAGCCAATTTACGGAAAACGAACTTGAAATTTTGAACATCTGGTTAGCAGTGTTACCAAATAAACCAGCTTCAGTGTCACCAGATGACtcattttttgatttggGTGGACATTCAATCCTAGCTACTAGAATGATATTTGCCTTGAGAAAGAATTTGAACGTTGACTTACCATTGGGTACTATCTTTAAATATCCAACCATTAAGGCATTTGCGGAGcaagtttttaaaacacAGCAATCCATTGACTCCAATGACTCTTTTGTTTCGAAAACTGCTGTATATTCTGAAGATGCCAAGAAAATTGCATCAACCTTGTTGCAAAAGTCCTACCCATCATGTAAGCCATTTTCTCTAGGTGAGAAAATCAATGTTTTCGTTACAGGTTTTACTGGGTTCTTAGGTTCTTATATCTTAAGCGATCTATTGACACGTACCAACGCAAACATTAGGGTATTTGCTCATGTTAGGGCTAAAGATAAGGATAGTGGGTTACAAAGAATAATTAAATCGGGTACTACTTATGGTACTTGGAAACCGGAATTTTCATCTAGGATCGAAATTATTTTAGCAGATCTATCTAAGCCGCAACTTGGTGATGATGCTGTttggaataaaataacTGCTGAGGtggatattattatccatAATGGTGCTATGGTTCATTGGATTTATCCCTATGAACAATTACGGGATGCTAATGTCATTTCCACTGTTAATCTTTTGAACATGTGTGCCAAGGGCAAGCCTAAATCGTTTGTTTTCGTTTCTTCAACTTCTACTTTGGACTCACCACACTATATCAACTTGGGTGAACCTGTTAAGGAGAGCGATGATCTAATGGGCTCCGCAACGGGACTAAGCGGTGGCTACGGTCAATCGAAATGGGCTGCTGAATATATTACAAGAGCAGCTGGTAAACGTGGGCTACGTGGGTTTGTTGTTAGACCAGGCTATGTTACTGGATGTTCTAAGAATGGTTCTTGTAACACCGATGACTTTTTGTTAAGATTTTTGAAGGGTGTTTGTCAATTACATTATATTCCAGATATTGATAATGAAGTCAACATGGTCCCTGTAGATCATGTTGCCCGTATTGTCACTGCGGCTGGTTTGCACCCAGATGAAAAGGAGTATAAAGTCATTCAAGTTAATGCACATCCACGTATTACCTTTAAGCATTATTTGAATGAGCTGGGCAAATTTGGTTATGATGTCAGTATTGAGTCTTATGAATTGTGGAAGAAACACTTGGAGGATTCAATAGGTGAAATAGGTGAATCTAATGCATTATATCCATTATTGGCGATGTGTTTAGATGATTTGCCACATAGTACTATTGCACCACCATTGGATGACAAGAATGCCAGTGTTGTTTTAAGCGAGGATTCTAAATGGACAGGGGTTGATGTTTCTAAGGGTAAGGGGTGTACTAGCGCACAAGttgatatttatatttcatttttaaataaagttgGCTTTTTGCCAAGGGCACCAAGATCTGAGGCGTTGCCCGAAGTTGAATTGAGTAAAGAACAGATTGAATTAGTTGCATCTGGTGCTAGTGCTCGTAACAGTAGCGCGGCaagtaaataa
- the NOT5 gene encoding CCR4-NOT core subunit NOT5 (similar to Saccharomyces cerevisiae YPR072W | NOT5 | Negative On TATA): protein MSQRKLYQEIDKLLKKVKDGLSDFDSIYENFQETETSQQSYREKLEGDLKREIKKLQKHRDQIKTWLSKEDVKERNDVLVENRRLIEIRMEEFKAVEKLMKTKQFSTEALSNPDIIQHPREILKREQMKFIEDSIDELKKQLESYEAQKLTHKCKRNTFHIANLENILKLVTSNDMEPEKIQEFHDDIEYYVENNEDPDFVEYDTLYEDMGSEVNPDDMNDTNVVQSPKKGKSKKTKSTKSNVTGTSSKQPITSSVDISTKEEEDDEEEEEEEGEEEEKEEEKEEEKKKKRKKQ, encoded by the coding sequence atgtcACAAAGGAAATTATATCAAGAAATTGATaagttattgaaaaaagtcAAGGATGGTCTCTCGGATTTTGATTCTATATATGAAAATTTTCAAGAAACGGAAACATCCCAACAATCTTATAGAGAAAAGTTAGAAGGTGatttaaaaagagaaattaaaaaactaCAAAAACATAGAGACCAAATTAAAACATGGTTAAGTAAAGAAGATGTTAAGGAAAGGAATGATGTGTTAGTAGAAAATAGGAGATTAATAGAAATTAGAATGGAAGAGTTCAAAGCCGTTGAGAAACTAATGAAGACAAAACAATTTTCTACAGAAGCCTTGTCAAATCCTGACATTATTCAACATCCACgtgaaattttaaaaagggaACAAATGAAGTTTATTGAGGATTCTATTGATGAgctaaaaaaacaattggaAAGCTATGAGGCTCAAAAACTTACACATAAGTGCAAAAGAAATACTTTCCACATAGctaatttagaaaatattttaaaactagTCACAAGTAATGACATGGAACCAGAAAAGATACAAGAGTTTCATGACGATATTGAATATTATGTTGAGAACAACGAGGATCCTGATTTTGTTGAATATGACACCTTGTATGAGGATATGGGTAGCGAAGTTAACCCAGACGATATGAATGACACCAATGTTGTTCAATCGCCTAAAAAAGgcaaatccaaaaaaactaaatctACTAAATCAAATGTCACAGGAACATCTTCTAAACAGCCTATAACTTCTTCAGTTGACATTAGTAccaaagaagaagaggatgatgaggaagaagaagaagaagaaggagaggaagaagaaaaagaagaagaaaaagaagaagaaaaaaaaaaaaagaggaaaaagcaataa
- the LTP1 gene encoding tyrosine protein phosphatase LTP1 (similar to Saccharomyces cerevisiae YPR073C | LTP1 | Low molecular weight protein Tyrosine Phosphatase) translates to MSTSQNIKKISVAFVCLGNICRSPMAEAVFKHIVQNSPKYKNRFSKIESYGTSAYNLGQTPDSRSVATCHAHDVPVNHIAQQFKGNHFKEFDYIICMDDSNYRNLMDLKKRCHYDNNEKLGKVYKFGHWNSKGSGFPDIIADPYYGGNDGFEFNYRQITLFTKNFLKQELGE, encoded by the coding sequence ATGTCAACCAGtcaaaatatcaaaaaaatatcagtAGCATTTGTATGTTTAGGTAATATTTGCCGTTCTCCAATGGCAGAGGCGGTATTTAAACATATAGTGCAAAATTCACCCAAATACAAGAATAGGTTTTCAAAAATCGAGTCCTACGGTACATCAGCGTATAATCTTGGTCAAACCCCAGATAGTAGATCTGTGGCTACATGTCATGCGCATGATGTTCCTGTAAATCACATAGCCCAACAATTCAAAGGTAATcattttaaagaatttgaTTACATTATTTGTATGGATGACTCCAACTATAGAAACTTGAtggatttgaaaaaacGTTGTCattatgataataatgaaaaattggGAAAAGTGTACAAATTTGGGCATTGGAATAGCAAGGGAAGTGGGTTTCCTGATATAATTGCTGATCCTTACTACGGTGGGAATGATGgatttgaatttaattataGACAAATAACtctttttacaaaaaattttctaaaacaaGAATTAGGAGAATAA